Proteins encoded by one window of Mesorhizobium sp. INR15:
- a CDS encoding phosphoglycolate phosphatase, giving the protein MARPIIVFDLDGTLIDTAPDLLDSLNHSLAASDIGAVDEVGFKRFVGQGGRVMIERAHAAQQKSLAVDEHDRLLKLFLDHYTGNIPGKSRPYPGVVEAIARFENAGYLLAICTNKYEANSLALIEALGLTKHFAAIAGQDTFAFRKPDPRHLTETIALAGGDPHRALMVGDSQTDIDTAKAAGIPVVAVDFGYTDRHVREFEPSAVISHFDALTLDLAERLIAAAAGR; this is encoded by the coding sequence ATGGCTCGCCCGATTATCGTGTTCGACCTCGACGGTACGCTGATCGATACAGCACCGGACCTGCTCGACAGTTTGAACCACAGTCTGGCCGCGAGCGACATCGGAGCCGTCGATGAGGTCGGGTTCAAGCGCTTTGTCGGTCAGGGTGGCCGGGTGATGATCGAACGCGCCCATGCCGCGCAGCAGAAGTCGCTGGCGGTTGACGAGCATGATCGGCTGCTGAAGCTTTTCCTCGATCATTATACCGGTAATATTCCAGGCAAGTCGCGCCCCTACCCCGGTGTCGTCGAAGCGATCGCGCGCTTCGAAAACGCCGGTTATCTCCTGGCCATCTGCACCAACAAATATGAGGCCAATTCGCTGGCGCTGATCGAAGCGCTTGGCCTGACGAAACATTTCGCGGCAATCGCGGGCCAGGACACGTTCGCCTTCCGCAAGCCGGACCCACGGCATCTCACCGAAACCATCGCGCTCGCCGGCGGCGATCCGCATCGCGCCCTGATGGTTGGTGATTCGCAAACCGACATCGACACCGCCAAAGCCGCTGGCATTCCGGTGGTAGCGGTCGATTTCGGTTACACCGACCGTCATGTGCGCGAATTCGAGCCCTCGGCGGTGATCTCGCATTTCGATGCACTGACGCTGGACCTTGCGGAACGGCTCATCGCCGCCGCCGCTGGACGCTGA
- a CDS encoding murein L,D-transpeptidase: MKFLGKKAIVMPLVAITATLAFGAPQAGAQGLFDMLFGGGVKHAPQGEFPPPPKHKPKVPAGGGGGVKISSPSYYTYKADKLVRVDFSALAAAPQPATPQDAAFVPSATGTAFRDALAGLSDYELYAEPDIAKALVAYYSANPDFIWLSGTSLNARAQDAVRVLGEAASYGLAPADYTVDVPATGTSATDANAQLKELVRFEMALSARVLRYAQDAQNGRVEPNRMTGYYDFPAKPLDLQGVLKTLAHTQEVRTYLESRHPQNPEYQALRVELESLQASAENEIVVDPKLLLKPGETSPELPKLLKLIARDLDDDTGGAYGEILARLGTSEFYDPELVPVIKMVQQKAGMKGDGVIGPRTVASLAGTSKADRLLKVEVALEELRWLPSDLGSPRVFINQPAFTASYIDNGEEKLKTRAVIGRTTNQTAFFYDQIKQVDFHPYWGVPQSIIVNEMLPRLRNDPGYLDRAGYEVTDAKGKRIPSSAVNWGGYGANIPYNVRQQPSEANALGELKILFPNKHAIYMHDTPQKSFFKQDMRALSHGCVRLQDPRGMAAAVLGQSVDYVAEKLKHGHSTEDVTRKIPVYVAYFTAWPDMSGNVEYFSDVYDRDSRLKQALDATEAVRTPSS, translated from the coding sequence ATGAAATTCCTCGGAAAAAAAGCAATCGTGATGCCGCTCGTGGCGATAACGGCAACGTTGGCTTTCGGTGCGCCTCAGGCGGGTGCGCAAGGGCTGTTCGACATGCTTTTCGGCGGTGGCGTGAAACACGCACCGCAAGGTGAATTTCCCCCGCCGCCCAAGCACAAGCCGAAGGTGCCCGCAGGGGGCGGCGGCGGTGTGAAAATCAGCAGCCCGTCCTATTACACTTACAAGGCCGACAAGCTGGTGCGCGTCGACTTTTCGGCATTGGCGGCAGCACCGCAACCCGCGACGCCGCAGGATGCCGCTTTCGTGCCATCGGCCACAGGCACAGCGTTCCGCGACGCGCTTGCCGGTTTGAGTGACTACGAGCTCTATGCCGAACCAGACATCGCCAAGGCGCTTGTCGCCTATTATTCGGCCAATCCGGATTTCATCTGGTTGTCGGGAACCAGCCTCAATGCCCGCGCGCAGGATGCGGTGCGCGTGCTTGGCGAGGCCGCCAGCTATGGTCTGGCGCCAGCCGACTACACCGTCGACGTGCCCGCCACCGGCACGTCAGCGACTGACGCCAATGCGCAACTGAAGGAACTCGTCCGCTTCGAGATGGCGCTCTCGGCGCGCGTGCTGCGCTATGCGCAAGATGCGCAGAATGGCCGCGTCGAGCCGAACCGCATGACCGGCTATTACGATTTCCCGGCCAAGCCGCTCGACCTGCAAGGGGTGCTGAAGACGCTGGCCCATACCCAGGAAGTCCGCACCTATCTCGAATCACGGCATCCGCAGAACCCAGAATACCAGGCGCTGCGCGTCGAACTGGAATCGTTGCAGGCCAGCGCCGAGAACGAAATCGTCGTCGACCCCAAGCTTTTGCTGAAGCCCGGCGAAACCAGCCCTGAACTGCCAAAGTTGCTGAAGCTGATCGCGCGCGATCTCGATGATGATACGGGCGGCGCTTATGGCGAGATCCTGGCAAGGCTGGGCACCAGCGAGTTCTACGATCCGGAACTGGTGCCGGTCATCAAGATGGTGCAGCAGAAAGCCGGCATGAAGGGCGACGGCGTCATCGGGCCGCGCACCGTGGCATCGCTGGCCGGAACGTCCAAGGCCGACAGGTTGCTGAAGGTGGAAGTGGCGCTGGAAGAACTGCGCTGGCTGCCTTCCGATCTCGGCAGCCCGCGTGTCTTCATCAACCAGCCAGCCTTCACGGCGAGCTATATAGACAATGGCGAAGAGAAGCTGAAGACCCGTGCCGTCATCGGCAGGACGACCAATCAGACGGCGTTCTTCTATGACCAGATCAAGCAGGTCGACTTCCATCCCTACTGGGGCGTGCCGCAGTCGATCATCGTCAACGAGATGCTGCCCAGGTTGCGCAATGACCCCGGCTATCTCGATCGCGCCGGGTACGAAGTGACCGATGCGAAAGGCAAGCGCATCCCGTCTTCGGCGGTCAATTGGGGCGGCTATGGCGCCAATATTCCTTACAATGTGCGCCAGCAGCCAAGCGAGGCCAACGCGCTGGGCGAACTGAAGATCCTGTTCCCCAACAAGCATGCCATCTACATGCACGACACGCCGCAGAAGTCATTCTTCAAGCAGGACATGCGCGCGCTCAGCCATGGCTGCGTGCGGCTGCAAGATCCGCGCGGCATGGCGGCTGCCGTGCTTGGACAATCGGTGGACTATGTCGCCGAGAAGCTGAAGCACGGACATTCCACCGAGGACGTGACACGCAAGATCCCGGTCTATGTCGCCTATTTCACCGCGTGGCCGGACATGTCGGGCAATGTCGAATATTTCAGCGATGTCTATGATCGCGACTCCCGGCTGAAGCAGGCGCTGGACGCCACCGAAGCGGTGCGTACGCCCTCGAGCTGA
- a CDS encoding DUF2059 domain-containing protein encodes MMLHNRVRRFSAIVAASAVFAFSSPAFSQDVTEGHLKAARAAVAAIHATDPFDSILPQAAAALEQQLIQKNPDMQELIGKTITEKALALASRRTDLEKESALAYAKVFSEKELTDIAAFYNSDSGKKLLDSGPAVTRDLVKAAEIWQNGLARDLAQQVGEALAASAKANAPAAPAAPTDGAAAPTDGAAAPADDAAPADGAAPADAN; translated from the coding sequence ATGATGTTGCATAACCGGGTTCGCCGCTTTTCCGCCATTGTGGCGGCTTCAGCCGTTTTTGCCTTTTCTTCGCCGGCCTTCTCGCAGGATGTCACCGAAGGGCATTTGAAGGCGGCGCGTGCCGCTGTTGCCGCGATCCATGCGACTGACCCGTTCGACAGCATCCTGCCGCAGGCGGCAGCCGCGCTCGAGCAGCAGCTGATCCAGAAGAACCCTGACATGCAGGAACTCATCGGCAAGACGATTACCGAAAAGGCTCTGGCCTTGGCCTCGCGCCGCACCGACCTCGAAAAGGAATCGGCGCTAGCCTATGCCAAGGTGTTCTCTGAAAAAGAGCTCACCGATATCGCCGCTTTCTACAATTCCGATTCCGGCAAGAAGCTGCTCGACAGTGGCCCGGCCGTGACGCGTGACTTGGTGAAGGCCGCCGAGATCTGGCAGAACGGCCTTGCCCGCGATCTTGCCCAGCAGGTTGGCGAGGCACTGGCGGCGTCAGCCAAAGCCAACGCGCCGGCAGCGCCCGCCGCCCCGACCGATGGTGCGGCGGCCCCAACAGATGGTGCGGCAGCTCCAGCTGACGATGCCGCCCCGGCTGATGGCGCGGCCCCCGCCGACGCCAATTGA
- a CDS encoding PepSY domain-containing protein translates to MSKFVLATSVAILLCGGSAFAADDKPLPPPNAKKLSEILAKVEQRDGFRYVKEVDWDNGAYTITYYTSDKAKVEITYDPVTADPK, encoded by the coding sequence ATGTCGAAATTTGTCTTGGCGACGAGTGTGGCTATTCTTCTATGCGGTGGGTCAGCCTTTGCAGCGGACGATAAGCCACTGCCGCCGCCGAACGCGAAAAAGCTGTCGGAAATCCTTGCCAAGGTCGAGCAGCGTGACGGCTTTCGCTATGTGAAAGAGGTCGACTGGGACAACGGCGCCTATACGATCACCTACTACACCTCCGACAAGGCGAAAGTCGAAATCACCTACGATCCGGTAACAGCCGACCCCAAGTGA
- a CDS encoding lysozyme inhibitor LprI family protein, protein MRVIVSSAHGVGMLPFNRARAWLPVAVSLAGFILGHSPAWADGPSFDCRKAVLPAEKTICADPQLSAIDLLVSKAFKDFEPAFGGDKRKIARALIVDRNACRDDAACIASAQNNALQTYGSAPSWVQDYNVALIGKKALETASRAPKNAEQPLPGSIGQCGLTHVKSLTARLGDDPLETAGPESGSAATFVNGGTAVSYDREPGLVSSKVSDAVVMCLMSIPRDCPDGDERGRIYYGIDLAVKGSWALPDSQHMCGGA, encoded by the coding sequence GTGCGGGTGATCGTTTCATCAGCACACGGTGTCGGGATGCTGCCTTTCAATCGCGCTCGTGCTTGGTTGCCGGTCGCCGTCTCTCTGGCCGGCTTCATCTTGGGACATTCTCCCGCGTGGGCTGATGGGCCGTCCTTTGATTGCCGAAAGGCCGTCTTGCCAGCGGAAAAGACAATCTGCGCGGACCCTCAACTGTCGGCCATCGATCTACTGGTTTCCAAGGCCTTCAAGGATTTCGAGCCGGCATTCGGCGGCGACAAGCGCAAGATAGCGCGCGCGTTGATTGTCGACCGCAACGCCTGCAGGGATGATGCGGCCTGCATCGCCAGCGCGCAGAACAACGCGTTGCAGACCTATGGCAGCGCGCCATCATGGGTGCAGGATTACAACGTTGCTCTCATCGGCAAGAAAGCGCTCGAGACGGCGTCACGCGCGCCCAAAAACGCGGAACAGCCCCTGCCCGGCTCGATCGGGCAATGTGGCCTCACGCACGTCAAGTCGCTGACCGCGCGGCTCGGTGACGACCCGCTGGAGACCGCCGGCCCGGAAAGCGGAAGTGCGGCAACCTTTGTCAACGGTGGCACCGCGGTATCCTATGACCGCGAGCCTGGCCTTGTAAGCTCGAAGGTGAGCGACGCGGTTGTCATGTGCCTGATGTCAATCCCGAGAGATTGCCCCGATGGCGATGAGCGGGGCCGAATTTATTACGGCATCGATCTCGCGGTTAAGGGCTCGTGGGCGTTGCCCGATTCGCAGCATATGTGCGGCGGCGCCTGA
- the mgtE gene encoding magnesium transporter, translating into MNEFSPVADDDAVAIARILANDHVADVVEALNHEPRETATELLCAVPFERLVEIFDQPELESASELAEALPRPKASKLLTAMSVDRAADILRDLDEPARSELLGALAPPLRATLLSILGYPEGSAASIMTTEFVSVPSDWTVGRTLDYIRKVERTRETVYAIYIVDPETHLLVRSTGLRRLITGEPDDSIMSVAPDRVPVTVTPLTDRETLAQTISKYDLLAVPVVDHGKILGIVTIDDIIDTMIEETTEDVHRFGGMEALDEPYMKMSFLAMIQKRGGWLCALFVSEMLTANAMQSYEGELQKAIVLTLFIPLIMSSGGNSGSQATSLVIRALALREIGLRDWWRVALRELPTGLVLGSMLGIVGICRIALWQYMGFYDYGPHWPLIAMTVGAALVGIVTFGSLSGSMLPFALKRIGFDPASASAPFVATLVDVTGLVIYFSVALVILRGTLL; encoded by the coding sequence ATGAACGAATTTTCCCCAGTCGCGGACGACGACGCCGTCGCGATCGCCCGTATTCTTGCAAACGATCACGTTGCCGACGTGGTCGAGGCGCTCAACCACGAACCGCGCGAAACGGCGACGGAACTGCTTTGCGCGGTGCCCTTCGAGCGGCTGGTCGAGATTTTCGATCAACCGGAGCTTGAAAGCGCGTCCGAATTGGCGGAAGCCCTGCCCCGTCCAAAGGCGAGCAAGCTGCTCACCGCCATGTCGGTCGACCGCGCGGCCGATATCCTGCGCGATCTCGATGAACCGGCGCGCTCAGAACTGCTCGGCGCGCTGGCGCCGCCGCTGCGCGCTACCCTGCTTTCCATTCTCGGTTATCCCGAAGGCAGCGCCGCATCGATCATGACTACGGAGTTCGTCAGCGTTCCGTCCGACTGGACCGTCGGCCGCACGCTCGACTACATCCGCAAGGTCGAGCGGACCCGCGAAACCGTATACGCGATCTATATCGTCGATCCGGAAACGCACCTGCTGGTGCGGTCGACCGGCCTGCGCCGGCTGATCACCGGCGAGCCGGACGACTCGATCATGTCCGTCGCGCCGGACCGGGTGCCGGTGACCGTCACTCCGCTGACCGATCGCGAAACCCTGGCGCAGACGATTTCCAAATACGATCTGCTCGCCGTTCCGGTCGTCGACCATGGCAAAATCCTCGGCATCGTCACCATCGATGACATTATCGACACGATGATCGAGGAAACGACTGAGGACGTGCACCGTTTCGGCGGCATGGAGGCTCTGGACGAGCCCTACATGAAGATGAGCTTCCTCGCCATGATCCAGAAGCGCGGCGGCTGGCTTTGCGCCTTGTTCGTCAGCGAGATGCTGACGGCCAATGCGATGCAGAGCTATGAGGGCGAGTTGCAGAAGGCGATCGTGCTCACCTTGTTCATCCCGCTGATCATGAGCTCCGGAGGCAACTCCGGCTCGCAGGCGACCTCGCTGGTGATCCGGGCACTGGCTTTGCGTGAAATCGGTCTGCGCGACTGGTGGCGGGTGGCGCTGCGTGAACTGCCGACCGGACTGGTGCTGGGATCCATGTTGGGCATCGTCGGCATCTGCCGCATCGCTCTCTGGCAATATATGGGCTTTTACGACTACGGCCCGCACTGGCCGCTGATCGCCATGACGGTCGGCGCGGCGCTGGTCGGCATCGTTACTTTCGGCTCGCTGTCGGGGTCGATGCTGCCATTCGCACTGAAGCGCATCGGTTTCGATCCTGCCAGTGCTTCGGCGCCATTCGTTGCCACGCTGGTCGATGTCACCGGCTTGGTGATCTACTTCTCGGTCGCGCTGGTCATCCTGCGAGGAACGCTGCTGTAG
- the rpiA gene encoding ribose-5-phosphate isomerase RpiA, with translation MDAKYLKVEAARAALAHVTDGMRLGIGTGTTAEEFVRLLADKVATGMTVIGVPTSERTASLCRELGVPLSTLEETPELDLTVDGADEVDPELTLIKGGGGALLREKIVAAASNRMIVIADRSKMVETLGRFPLPIEVNKFGLRATEIAIGAAAERLGLSGPVTLRMTAGQPFVTDGGHFILDASFGRIPDTRALSNALHAIPGVVEHGLFIGLASAAIIAGGDGIQTVHAARKTGSSINHDVA, from the coding sequence ATGGATGCGAAATATCTGAAGGTTGAGGCGGCGCGCGCTGCCCTTGCCCATGTGACCGACGGCATGCGCCTCGGCATCGGCACGGGCACGACCGCCGAAGAGTTCGTACGATTGCTCGCCGACAAGGTCGCGACAGGGATGACTGTCATTGGTGTGCCGACATCCGAGCGCACCGCATCACTTTGCCGCGAACTCGGCGTTCCGCTCTCGACGCTGGAGGAAACACCAGAACTCGATCTCACCGTCGATGGCGCCGACGAGGTCGACCCCGAACTGACGTTGATAAAAGGCGGTGGCGGGGCGCTGCTGCGCGAGAAGATCGTCGCGGCGGCATCCAACCGCATGATCGTCATTGCCGACCGCTCAAAGATGGTTGAGACGCTCGGCCGTTTCCCACTGCCGATCGAAGTCAACAAATTCGGTCTGCGCGCGACGGAAATCGCGATCGGAGCGGCCGCCGAAAGGCTCGGTCTTTCCGGCCCGGTTACATTGAGGATGACGGCGGGCCAGCCTTTTGTTACAGACGGCGGCCATTTTATCCTCGATGCATCTTTTGGCCGCATTCCGGATACAAGAGCGCTTTCGAATGCTCTCCATGCCATTCCGGGCGTGGTCGAGCATGGTCTTTTCATCGGGCTGGCGTCAGCGGCCATCATCGCCGGCGGCGATGGCATTCAAACCGTCCATGCCGCCCGAAAAACAGGGAGTTCTATCAACCATGATGTTGCATAA
- the gor gene encoding glutathione-disulfide reductase: MAGYDYDLFVIGGGSGGVRAARVAAALGKRVGIAEEFRYGGTCVIRGCVPKKLYVYASQFPEHFADAAGYGWTVPEAHFDWQTLVANKDREISRLEAIYEKNVQGAGGETFHSRAMLVDPHVVHLLGEDRTVTADQILIATGGRPAAHPALPGHEHCIFSNEAFDLKKLPKAIMIEGGGYIAVEFANIFHGLGVETTLVYRGKEILSRFDMDLRRMLHETMEKKGIKILCHAVSEWIRKRPDGRLDALVTGGKVLTVDQVMLAIGRIPNTENMGLEGVGIEMSAAGAIQVDQYSRTNIDNIWAIGDVTNRVQLTPVAIHEAMCFIETAFKGNPTAPDHETIATAVFSQPEIGTVGLSEDDAVKRFDDIEIYRATFRPMRHTLSGRDEKMLMKLVVDGASKKVIGAHILGPDAGEMAQLLGIPLKAGLTKDDFDRTMAVHPTAAEELVTMYKPTYRVRNGQRVD; this comes from the coding sequence ATGGCCGGGTATGACTACGATCTTTTTGTCATTGGCGGCGGTTCCGGCGGGGTGAGGGCGGCGCGCGTGGCCGCCGCACTCGGCAAGCGTGTCGGTATCGCAGAGGAGTTCCGCTATGGCGGCACCTGCGTCATCCGCGGCTGCGTGCCGAAAAAGCTCTATGTCTACGCTTCGCAGTTTCCCGAGCATTTCGCCGATGCAGCCGGCTATGGCTGGACGGTGCCGGAGGCGCATTTCGACTGGCAGACACTGGTGGCCAACAAAGACCGCGAGATCAGCCGCCTTGAGGCCATCTACGAGAAGAATGTGCAAGGGGCCGGCGGCGAGACATTTCATTCGCGCGCCATGCTCGTCGACCCGCATGTCGTGCATCTGCTTGGCGAGGACCGCACCGTCACAGCGGACCAGATTCTCATCGCCACCGGTGGCCGCCCGGCGGCGCATCCGGCACTGCCCGGTCACGAACATTGCATTTTTTCCAATGAAGCCTTCGACCTGAAGAAACTGCCGAAGGCCATCATGATCGAGGGCGGCGGCTATATCGCGGTCGAATTCGCCAACATCTTCCATGGCCTCGGCGTCGAGACCACGCTGGTCTATCGCGGCAAGGAGATTCTTAGCCGCTTCGATATGGATCTGCGGCGCATGCTGCACGAGACGATGGAAAAGAAGGGCATAAAGATTCTCTGCCACGCGGTGTCCGAATGGATCCGAAAGCGGCCGGATGGCCGTCTCGATGCGCTCGTCACCGGCGGCAAGGTGCTCACGGTTGACCAGGTCATGCTCGCCATCGGCCGCATTCCCAACACCGAGAACATGGGCCTGGAAGGCGTTGGCATCGAGATGAGCGCCGCCGGTGCGATCCAGGTTGATCAATATTCGCGCACCAATATCGACAATATCTGGGCGATCGGTGACGTCACCAACCGGGTGCAATTGACGCCGGTGGCGATCCACGAGGCAATGTGCTTCATCGAGACTGCTTTCAAAGGGAATCCGACAGCACCGGACCATGAGACGATCGCCACCGCGGTGTTCTCGCAGCCTGAGATCGGCACGGTCGGCCTGTCGGAAGATGATGCCGTCAAACGCTTCGACGACATTGAGATCTATCGCGCGACATTCCGCCCGATGCGGCACACACTGTCCGGCCGCGACGAGAAGATGCTGATGAAACTCGTGGTCGACGGCGCCTCGAAGAAGGTGATCGGCGCCCACATACTCGGCCCGGATGCCGGCGAAATGGCACAGCTTCTCGGCATTCCGCTGAAGGCTGGCCTCACCAAGGATGATTTCGACCGTACCATGGCGGTGCACCCGACAGCGGCGGAAGAACTCGTCACCATGTACAAGCCGACCTACAGGGTCAGGAACGGCCAGCGCGTCGATTGA
- a CDS encoding ABC transporter ATP-binding protein/permease produces MRGFWGLMRAYWVSDRWKEAWTLTLVIALLTALSSKAGVWFAVASGELVNSIAFFHDAANTNPLETLLTNAGILVLLVVLKDAGFTGIRNLVSATLHRKWRGWLDSRFNEALLDTNHTHFHAQHGSASSGLPAPDNIDQRIQESIKDMTGGAIGLAMGVLGVATSLYFVGQKLLETSVEVKGLEFLGSYGSAVLAFLAVAIYVPLNTWIAVKLGGLLERLNVRMQQAEGSYRGELTTFLRRSFHVAASQGEGVQKRMHGRLYVDIDGTWTRLNIVNTIYMSFELIYNFIGARIVAYGPGLVPFIHNGLDLKGYITGSELVNSLIGQCSWFIHVMPAIATLRANSQRVTELAVAIENVQHPQEFYSQTGRSDFRYDRQNPVFGLTIQKLELTHQGEDATPFLSAANLRFRRGEWTFLKGESGCGKTSLIKAINGLWPYGRGTIVFPDGVKSFYAAQEVKLQQVSLKQLVCLPGSDHDHTDAQVAAALHKAGLGDFIEHMGEESREGKIWDQVLSGGQKQKLVVARIVLQQPGLLFLDEATGALDPEGKVAFHQAIKDNCPDVTVISVMHEAVAPRSISGSEFYHSVVSIADGVATKKPLVPTLPAELITILAQPRPVEDKWMRFSRRLKQK; encoded by the coding sequence ATGCGCGGCTTCTGGGGGTTGATGCGGGCCTACTGGGTCTCGGATCGCTGGAAGGAAGCCTGGACACTGACGCTGGTGATCGCGTTGCTGACGGCGCTGTCGAGCAAGGCCGGCGTGTGGTTTGCCGTAGCGTCCGGCGAATTGGTCAACTCTATCGCCTTCTTCCACGATGCCGCGAACACCAATCCGCTCGAGACGCTCCTCACCAATGCTGGAATACTGGTGCTGCTGGTCGTCTTGAAGGACGCCGGTTTCACCGGTATCCGAAATCTCGTTTCGGCGACACTGCATCGCAAGTGGCGCGGCTGGCTGGATAGCAGGTTCAACGAAGCGCTGCTCGACACCAACCATACGCATTTCCACGCCCAGCATGGCTCGGCAAGCAGCGGCCTGCCCGCCCCTGACAACATCGACCAGCGCATCCAGGAATCCATCAAGGACATGACAGGCGGCGCCATTGGGCTCGCCATGGGTGTCCTTGGCGTCGCCACGTCGCTCTATTTCGTCGGTCAGAAGCTGTTGGAAACCTCGGTCGAGGTGAAAGGGCTGGAGTTCCTTGGCAGCTATGGCAGCGCCGTTCTGGCTTTCCTGGCTGTCGCCATCTATGTGCCGCTCAACACCTGGATCGCGGTGAAACTCGGCGGCTTGCTCGAGCGCCTCAACGTCAGGATGCAGCAGGCGGAAGGCAGCTATCGCGGCGAGTTGACCACCTTCCTGCGCCGCAGTTTCCATGTCGCGGCGTCGCAGGGCGAAGGCGTGCAGAAACGGATGCATGGCCGCCTTTACGTCGACATCGATGGCACGTGGACGCGGCTGAACATTGTCAACACGATCTACATGTCGTTCGAACTGATCTACAATTTCATCGGCGCGCGCATCGTCGCCTATGGACCGGGCCTTGTTCCCTTCATTCACAACGGCCTCGATCTCAAGGGCTACATAACCGGCTCCGAACTGGTCAATTCGCTGATCGGCCAATGTTCGTGGTTCATCCATGTGATGCCGGCCATCGCCACGCTGAGGGCCAACAGCCAGCGTGTCACCGAATTGGCCGTGGCGATTGAAAATGTTCAGCATCCGCAGGAATTCTACAGCCAGACAGGCCGTTCCGACTTCCGTTACGACCGCCAGAACCCGGTGTTTGGCCTGACCATCCAGAAGCTTGAACTGACGCATCAGGGCGAAGACGCCACACCGTTCTTGAGCGCGGCGAACCTGCGCTTCCGGCGGGGTGAGTGGACATTCCTGAAAGGCGAATCTGGTTGCGGCAAGACATCGCTGATCAAGGCGATCAATGGCCTTTGGCCTTACGGACGCGGCACCATTGTCTTCCCCGACGGCGTGAAGAGTTTTTATGCCGCACAGGAGGTCAAGCTGCAGCAAGTCTCGTTGAAGCAGCTGGTCTGCCTGCCTGGCTCGGATCATGACCATACCGACGCCCAGGTCGCGGCTGCATTGCACAAGGCCGGACTTGGCGACTTCATCGAGCATATGGGCGAAGAAAGCCGCGAGGGCAAAATCTGGGATCAGGTCTTGTCAGGCGGCCAGAAGCAGAAACTGGTGGTGGCGCGGATCGTGCTGCAGCAGCCGGGCCTGCTGTTCCTGGACGAAGCAACCGGGGCGCTGGACCCGGAAGGCAAGGTCGCCTTCCATCAGGCGATCAAGGACAACTGCCCCGATGTCACCGTGATCAGCGTCATGCACGAAGCGGTAGCGCCGCGGTCGATCAGCGGCAGTGAGTTCTACCACAGCGTCGTCTCGATCGCGGACGGCGTCGCGACCAAGAAACCTCTTGTTCCAACCTTGCCCGCCGAGCTCATCACGATTCTCGCGCAGCCAAGGCCGGTTGAGGACAAGTGGATGCGTTTTTCGCGCCGGCTGAAGCAGAAATAG
- a CDS encoding DsbA family oxidoreductase: MSEANAITVDVVSDVVCPWCFIGQKRLDKAISSVSDVDVHIRWRPFQLDPTIPAQGKDRREYMLGKFGSDQRISEIHARIEPLGEAEGISFAFEAIKVAPNTLDAHRLIRWAGAAGEDVQNRLVRRLFQLNFEEGINIGDHQVLVEAAREAGMDASVVATLLPTDADVEAVQTEIATASRMGITGVPCFLLEGKYAVMGAQDVDALADAIRQVAAAKARGELERAG, from the coding sequence ATGAGCGAAGCGAACGCAATTACCGTTGATGTCGTGTCCGACGTCGTCTGCCCGTGGTGCTTTATCGGCCAGAAGCGCCTCGACAAGGCGATCTCCTCTGTGAGCGACGTCGATGTGCATATTCGCTGGCGGCCATTCCAGCTTGACCCGACGATCCCCGCGCAAGGCAAGGATCGCCGCGAATATATGCTGGGCAAGTTCGGCAGCGACCAGCGCATCAGCGAAATCCACGCCCGCATTGAACCATTGGGAGAAGCAGAAGGCATTTCCTTCGCTTTCGAGGCCATCAAGGTTGCCCCCAATACGCTTGACGCCCACCGCCTTATCCGCTGGGCTGGTGCCGCGGGCGAGGATGTACAGAACCGGCTGGTACGCCGGCTGTTTCAGCTGAATTTCGAGGAAGGCATCAACATCGGCGACCACCAGGTGCTGGTTGAAGCAGCCCGCGAAGCCGGCATGGATGCCTCTGTTGTTGCCACGCTCTTGCCGACTGATGCAGATGTCGAGGCCGTGCAAACGGAAATCGCCACGGCATCGCGCATGGGCATTACCGGTGTGCCGTGCTTCTTGCTTGAAGGCAAATACGCGGTCATGGGCGCGCAGGATGTCGATGCTCTGGCCGACGCGATCCGCCAGGTGGCAGCGGCCAAGGCTCGTGGCGAACTGGAGCGGGCGGGCTGA